A segment of the Chryseobacterium scophthalmum genome:
GCTTTTTATTATCTGCCGAATATTTGTCGTAAATAACGTCTTTAAGCGGTTCATTTTTAAGATTGGTAACCCCAAACTTATCTCCTTTCTGTACCACAACTTCATCGCCAGAAAGAAAACTTACAATATCATCATACATGAACGGAACAATTTCCTTTCCTTCTTCATCAAGCATTCCGTAAAGGTTTTCTTTATTTTTACAGATAATTGCAGGGTAAAACTGAAACGGTTTTATAGAAACAATATCTTTAATCGGCGTGTAAGATTTATCTGTTGGTGAAAACTTATAATAAACCTCGTCTTTTTTAACAATTACATTATTAAAGAAGATTTTCTCAATCTGGAATCCCTCATCCAAAACACTCTCAAAATTCTTATCTAAAAGCTTTTCTTCATTGTCTTTGCTTACAAAAACATAATCTTCGCCTTTTATTTTAAAACCTTCTACAACGTCATATTCTTTAGGCAAAACAACTTCCCCACTCTCTTTAATAACTGCAATTTTAGGATTTTTATAATCTTTTAATGTTTTAAAATTACCATTAAACAAATGATTTACATAATGATATTCCGTAGGGAAAACTTTTTTTTCTGCTTTAGAAAAAACGCTTACTTTATTGTCTTTGATAAGGTAAATGTAATTTCTTCCTACAAAAGCCTGTTCGTAGATATTTTCCGCTAAAACCTGCTCATTTTCATCTACAATTCCATACTTATTTTTGGCAATGTCCTTCGTAATTAAAAAGGGAAAACCATTAATATCCTCAATATAATGATTTGAAAACTGGCTCACCGTTTTACCGTCGATATCTATCACATCTCCGGTTTTAATTCCGGTATTTAAATAAACTTTTCCTTTGTAAAATCTCAAGTTCTCCTTGAATTCTCTATCAGAAACCTGTTGTCCGTCAAAATTATATATAAACCAAAGCTTATCTTTTTTAATAAAAAATCTGCTGTCGTTTGCGAATTCTATTTTATCCTGAGACGGAATAATCTGTTTCCCATTGTAATCGTAAACAAGGTCTTTTCCATCTTTTGATACAATTAAACGGTCTCTATTTTCCCAGGTTTTATATTTAAATTTATCTAGTGGAATCAACTGGTTTCCGTTTCCGTCAATTAAAGCAGTTTTTCCGTTCGATTCACCTTCTTTTACTTTCAAAATAAATCTGTCTTTCGACAAACGGAGAATTTCACTTTTAAAAGGATAATTAAAAGAAATAGTTCCTAAAGAATCTACTATAGAAGAATTTCCGGTATTCGGATCTGAAATGATTCCATAACCGTTGGTGTAAAAACGTACTTCTTTGCCAACTTGTTTAGATAATAATATCTCTTTATACTGATTGGTCTGTGCTGAAAAAATACCTGAAAGCAGAATGAAAACTAATTTTTTCAATGAAATTACTTTAAAGAATTATTAACGATTAAAACAATTTCACCTTTTAAAGTTTTACTTTTAGAGAATTCAATTAATTCATTGATTGTTCCTCTCTTAGTTTCTTCAAATTTTTTCGAAATCTCACGGCTTAAACTTGCTCTGGTCTCTTCACCGAAAAGTTCTTTTATCTGTTCTAAAGTTGTATTGATTTTGTGTGGACTTTCGTACAAAACGATTGTTTTTTTCTCTTCTGCAAGTTGTTTAAGCTTCGTTTGTCTCCCTTTTTTCTGAGGAAGAAAACCTGCAAAAAGAAACTCATTATTTGGCAAACCTGAAACCACCAAAGCCGGAATCAGTGCCGTTGCACCGGGAAGGCAAATCATTTCAATATTGTGATCTGACCCAGCTTTCGCCAACAAATAACCCGGATCTGAAATTCCGGGAGTTCCTGCATCGGTAATTATGGCAATATTCTGACCGTTTTTAAGGTCTGCAATCACTTTTTCAGTGGCTTGATGCTCATTGTGAAGATGATAAGATTTCAAAGGTTTTGAAATTTCATAATGCTTCAATAAAATCCCCGAAGTTCGGGTATCTTCGCACAAAATATAGTCTACTTCTTTCAGCGTATTAATCGCTCTGAAAGTCATGTCTTCAAGATTTCCGACCGGTGTCGGAACAAAATACAAAATACCGCTCAAAATTATATGAATTTATTTTCTACCAATACCCAAAGTCTTTGGGCATATTCATCTACTTTTTCCCATTTTTTATTATAATAAAGCTCACTGAGAAATTCTATTGCTTCATCAATATTTTTGCACCTGTTCAGCTCAGAAATTGCGTCATTCAAATCAGTCTGGCTTCCGTTAAAAAGCACCTTTGTAAAAGCAATCCTGTCATTCAGATCAAGTCTGAATTCTGGTCTTGGCTTTTCGGCCTCCATAAATTGAGTCGGGATATTTGTTTTTATTAAACTTCCGATATCTTCTTTTACAACCGGAATTTCAACTTTTTCATGCAGAGTTTCTCTTTCCAAAGGATCATCATCAAATAAGGTTTGAATATTTTTTAAACCTCTTATGTTGGCAAGCTTTATTTTCTTTTCCTGATGATAAGCATCCAGATTTTCAAAACTTTCGTCTGATTTTGGAATTTCTGCTGTTATTTCAGGTTTTGGTTTATCTATTTCAACAATTTTTCCTCGTCCTGAATCTTCTGTTTTAAGCTCAGCTTCCACTTCAGGAGTTTCAGTATCTTTTTTAATTTCATTTAAAATAGATTCTACATTTGAACTTTCTGAGATAATTTCATCATTTTCATGATTAAAAGTTGAAACATATTCATTCTCAGTTTCTTCAATTAAAATTTCATCTTCATCAAATTCGTTCTCGAAAATATCCGGAATAATATGAGTTTCAGCAGATGCTTTTTCAGAAGCATGATTTTCTTCTTCAATAATTTCATTTAATTGATTATTGAAAGAAATTTCTTCTTCAGTTGCCTCTTCATTAAAAATTTCTTCACTAAAATCATCATCACTTTCCGGTTGAGAATCTTCCAAAATTCTTTCTTCATCTACAAAACTCAAAACACGATCAGGATTTTCCGATGATTCATCTTCGTCAATTTCATTTAACTGATTATTGAAAACCGCTTCTTCTTCAAGATGATCAGAAATTTCGTCTGACACAAAATTTATATCAGCTTCAGGCTCATTTTCTTCAACAAAATTGACCATATTTTCATGGAAATCACTTTCAATAATTTCATTCAATTGATTATTAAAAATTGCTTCTTCTTCCTCAATTTTATTTTCGTTTTCAGAAAAAGATTCGTTTCCAATTTCGTTCAGTTCGTTATTAAAAATCGCTTCCTCTTCTGTTACCAAATAATTAGAAACCAAAGATTCACTTTTCTGATAATCAGTAAAATTTGAATTTTGCTGTTGGTAATCGCCCAGATTTTTATCCAACAATTTTAAAAAAGCAATTTTTTCCACGAGATCATTCAAGAGATCTTGTTTCGAAATCAGTTCGTCAACGTTGTTTATTCCACCCAAAATATCAATGATATTCCTGGATTCAAAAAAAATCTTATCCTTTAAATCTTGAATGTTCTGCATCGTAGATTCTTATTAAAATTGCTTACTTTTGATCTTAAAATATTACGGCTAATTTAACAAATGTTTTTAGAAAATACAATTAATCATTCCAAACAAAGCGGTTGGATGGAAGTTATTTGTGGCTCAATGTTTTCCGGAAAAACCGAAGAGTTGATCCGAAGGCTGAGAAGAGCTGAAATGGCGGGGCAAAATGTGGAAATTTTTAAACCTAAAACCGATACGAGATATTCTGATGAAGATGTCGTTTCGCATAACAAAAACAAGATTCGCAGTACCGCGGTAGAAAATCCTAACGAAATTATTTTGTTGGGGTCAAATTGTGATGTTGTCGGAATTGATGAAGCACAGTTTTTTGATGAGAGTATTGTAGAAATTGCCAATCAGTTGGCCAACAGCGGAATTCGGGTGGTAATTGCAGGTTTGGATATGGATTTTCTGGGACGACCTTTCGGACCGATGCCTTATTTGATGGCAACTGCCGAATACGTTACAAAAGTACATGCAATTTGTAGAAGAACAGGAAATTTAGCCAATTATTCGATGAGAACTTCCGAAGGAAAAAACTTGGTAGAACTCGGAGAAACAGAATCTTACGATGCTGTAAGCCGAAGAGTTTTTGTAGATGAAGTTTTAAACAAAAAAGAAGTTTAATATCAAATTTATTTTTAATTTTGTTTAAATTTTAATAGTAAAAACTATCAAAAAATGATATTAGAAATTAAAAATTATATAAAAATAAGTAATTCTATTGATGAGATTCTGAGAAACTCTCCTTTCAAAATAAAATACATTATTGAAAAGACAGGAATTTCTGAGCCCACATTTTTTAGAAAAATGAAGGAGAAAAAATTTTTACCTGAAGAATTGCTGAAAATTGCTGAGATTATTGAACCTCAAAATTCTTTTTTGCAATCTTTAAAAGAGGCAGAAAGAGAATTGGATGAAGGAAAATATTATTCTCACAGTGATGTAATGAAAATTTCTGAAGAACGTTTTTTGAAGAAATATGGAAATAAGATGGTCTAATTTTGCTCTTCAAGATCTCGAGCAAATTGAAGATTATATAGGAAATCGTTTTACCTACAAAGAGTATCAGAAATTCATAGAGATTCTTAACCGGAAAATTGAATTGATTGTAGACAGAAAAGTAATCTTTCAAAAATTAGAACAATCTTCTGATTACAATAAACTTCTGATTACTGAACAGACCACGCTTATTTACAAATTAGAAACTAAATACCTCAAAATACTAAGGTTATATAACAATTATCAAAACGAAGATAAAAAATTTGTGATTGATGATCTTTAAAATGAAATGAATTATATAGTAAGCCAAATCGCAGACATCACCAATGCAAAAATTATTGGTAAAGAAAATCTGATTATCAAAAACATTGCTTTTGATAGCAGAATTATTTATTCAACCAAAAATACTGCGTTCATTGCCATTAATACTTCTAAAAATTCTGGCGAAAAATTTATTGAATCTGCCATCGACAGAGGAATCAATGTCATTATTTCTGAGCATCACTATTCTCAATTTGAAAATATAACTTGGATTATTGTAGAAAATTCTGTAGAATTTCTTCAAAAATTAGCCAAATATCATTTCAAAAATTCTCACATAAAATCAATCGGAATTACGGGGAGTAATGGAAAAACTATTTTAAAAGAATGGTTGTATCAATGTCTCTGGAATGAGTATCCAACCGTGAAAAGCCCTAAAAGTTTCAATTCTCAGATCGGGCTTCCACTTTCTTTGCTTCAAATAAATGATACCCATAAACTGGGAATTTTTGAAGTCGGAATTTCTAAACCGGATGAAATGGAAAAGCTGGAAAATATCTTCCAGCCACAAATTGGTTTATTAACCCATATCGGAACGGCTCATCTTGCTAATTTCAAGTCTGAAGAAGATTTGATCGATGAAAAAATACAGCTTTTCAAAGATTCTGAAGTAATTATTTACAACGGTGATAATCCATTGGTTGATAAAAAATTAAATGATTTATATTCAAGTAAAAAATTAATTTCTTACGGACTTTCAGATTCTAATCAGGTTTACTTTAAAAATAATATTTCAAAAGACGAAAAGTTTGTTGTACATTATTTTGGTGAAGAAATATCCTTCCCTGTTCATCAAAGAGATGAAGCTACTTTAACGAATGTTTTAGCGCTGATTACAGTCTTGAAAGAGTTAGGTATAGAAAATCAAAATATCATCGAAAAAATCAATGCTTTAAAGGCTGTTGAAATGAGACTCGAAGCAATCGAAGGACAAAAAAACAATATTGTCATTAATGACTCTTTTAACCTTGATTTAGATTCTCTTAAAACCGCTCTTCAGTTTTTAAATGAATACAAAAAACCGAAGAAATCATTGGTGTTAACTGATATTGTCGGTGTTAATTCCAATTCAAAAGAACTATATGACGAAGTTTCGGAATTGGTAAACGAACAAAAATTTGATTCTGTTTTCTTAATCGGTGATGAAATATCAAAATTTAGTGATTTATTTAAAGCTAAAACCCATACTTTTATTAATACTCAGGAATTAATTGACAGTAAACATCTTACAGAAATAGAAAATCAAATTATTTTACTTAAAGGAGCTAGAAAATTTGAAATTGAGAAAGTAAAAGATTTATTAGAGCTTAGAAAGCATGATACGGTTTTAGAAATCAATTTAAATGCACTTCTGCACAACATTAATTATCATAAATCTTTGCTTAAACCAGCCACAAAAATGATGGCCATGGTAAAAGCAAATGCTTACGGTTTAGGAAGTTACGAAATTTCAGAATTTTTACAGCATCATCATATTGATTATTTAGGAGTTGCATTCGTTGACGAAGGA
Coding sequences within it:
- a CDS encoding WG repeat-containing protein, which encodes MKKLVFILLSGIFSAQTNQYKEILLSKQVGKEVRFYTNGYGIISDPNTGNSSIVDSLGTISFNYPFKSEILRLSKDRFILKVKEGESNGKTALIDGNGNQLIPLDKFKYKTWENRDRLIVSKDGKDLVYDYNGKQIIPSQDKIEFANDSRFFIKKDKLWFIYNFDGQQVSDREFKENLRFYKGKVYLNTGIKTGDVIDIDGKTVSQFSNHYIEDINGFPFLITKDIAKNKYGIVDENEQVLAENIYEQAFVGRNYIYLIKDNKVSVFSKAEKKVFPTEYHYVNHLFNGNFKTLKDYKNPKIAVIKESGEVVLPKEYDVVEGFKIKGEDYVFVSKDNEEKLLDKNFESVLDEGFQIEKIFFNNVIVKKDEVYYKFSPTDKSYTPIKDIVSIKPFQFYPAIICKNKENLYGMLDEEGKEIVPFMYDDIVSFLSGDEVVVQKGDKFGVTNLKNEPLKDVIYDKYSADNKKLTLTKDKESEVIDFSSSEDKVMF
- the rsmI gene encoding 16S rRNA (cytidine(1402)-2'-O)-methyltransferase, which codes for MSGILYFVPTPVGNLEDMTFRAINTLKEVDYILCEDTRTSGILLKHYEISKPLKSYHLHNEHQATEKVIADLKNGQNIAIITDAGTPGISDPGYLLAKAGSDHNIEMICLPGATALIPALVVSGLPNNEFLFAGFLPQKKGRQTKLKQLAEEKKTIVLYESPHKINTTLEQIKELFGEETRASLSREISKKFEETKRGTINELIEFSKSKTLKGEIVLIVNNSLK
- a CDS encoding thymidine kinase encodes the protein MFLENTINHSKQSGWMEVICGSMFSGKTEELIRRLRRAEMAGQNVEIFKPKTDTRYSDEDVVSHNKNKIRSTAVENPNEIILLGSNCDVVGIDEAQFFDESIVEIANQLANSGIRVVIAGLDMDFLGRPFGPMPYLMATAEYVTKVHAICRRTGNLANYSMRTSEGKNLVELGETESYDAVSRRVFVDEVLNKKEV
- a CDS encoding type II toxin-antitoxin system RelE/ParE family toxin, which translates into the protein MEIRWSNFALQDLEQIEDYIGNRFTYKEYQKFIEILNRKIELIVDRKVIFQKLEQSSDYNKLLITEQTTLIYKLETKYLKILRLYNNYQNEDKKFVIDDL
- a CDS encoding bifunctional UDP-N-acetylmuramoyl-tripeptide:D-alanyl-D-alanine ligase/alanine racemase produces the protein MNYIVSQIADITNAKIIGKENLIIKNIAFDSRIIYSTKNTAFIAINTSKNSGEKFIESAIDRGINVIISEHHYSQFENITWIIVENSVEFLQKLAKYHFKNSHIKSIGITGSNGKTILKEWLYQCLWNEYPTVKSPKSFNSQIGLPLSLLQINDTHKLGIFEVGISKPDEMEKLENIFQPQIGLLTHIGTAHLANFKSEEDLIDEKIQLFKDSEVIIYNGDNPLVDKKLNDLYSSKKLISYGLSDSNQVYFKNNISKDEKFVVHYFGEEISFPVHQRDEATLTNVLALITVLKELGIENQNIIEKINALKAVEMRLEAIEGQKNNIVINDSFNLDLDSLKTALQFLNEYKKPKKSLVLTDIVGVNSNSKELYDEVSELVNEQKFDSVFLIGDEISKFSDLFKAKTHTFINTQELIDSKHLTEIENQIILLKGARKFEIEKVKDLLELRKHDTVLEINLNALLHNINYHKSLLKPATKMMAMVKANAYGLGSYEISEFLQHHHIDYLGVAFVDEGVELRKKGITIPIVVMNPEQHSYDTVIQYNLEPEIYSFRVLELFYEAIQKSGYDKNYPIHIKLETGMHRLGFKDFELDQLSQILNKANLKVQSIFSHLSSSDLPTEKEFTLRQLETFEKNSSYLIEKLGYTPIRHILNSSGITSYTNHQYDMVRIGIGMLGESPNSEIQKQLQSVVSFKTVISQISLVENGESVGYSRRFKPNQATKIATIPVGYADGIPRLIGNQIGNVGVNKTLAPIVGSICMDMMMINVDHITNVKEGDTVTVFNAKPSLKEFAEYCKTITYEVLTSISPRVKRIYVKD